The Mycobacterium sp. EPa45 genomic interval GATGGTCCCCGTGACCCGAGTACTGGCGGTAGCCAATCAAAAGGGTGGGGTGGCCAAGACAACCACGGTCGCGTCTCTGGGGGCGGCTTTCGTAGATGCGGGCAAGCGTGTCTTGCTCGTGGACCTGGACCCGCAAGGCTGTTTGACGTTCTCGCTGGGTACCGACCCGGACAAGCTGCCGGTGTCGGTCCACGAGGTGCTGCTCGGCGACGTCGAGCCGAATGCGGCGCTGGTGGAAACGGCCGAGGGCATGACGCTGCTGCCGGCCAACATCGACCTGGCCGGCGCCGAAGCCATGCTGCTGATGCGGGCCGGCCGCGAGTACGCCCTCAAACGCGCGCTGGACAAGCTCGACCAGTTCGATGTGGTGATCATCGACTGTCCGCCGTCGCTGGGCGTTCTCACCCTCAACGGGCTGACCGCCGCCGACGAGGTGATCGTGCCGCTGCAGTGCGAGACGCTGGCGCACCGCGG includes:
- a CDS encoding ParA family protein, producing the protein MVPVTRVLAVANQKGGVAKTTTVASLGAAFVDAGKRVLLVDLDPQGCLTFSLGTDPDKLPVSVHEVLLGDVEPNAALVETAEGMTLLPANIDLAGAEAMLLMRAGREYALKRALDKLDQFDVVIIDCPPSLGVLTLNGLTAADEVIVPLQCETLAHRGVGQFLRTVDDVQQITNPNLKLLGALPTLYDSRTTHSRDVLLDVADRYNLPVLAPPIPRTVRFAEASASGSSVLAGRKSKGSTAYREFAAALLKHWKSGKALPTFTPEV